From one Paractinoplanes brasiliensis genomic stretch:
- a CDS encoding MarR family winged helix-turn-helix transcriptional regulator, giving the protein MSNTTADFGAALGLLLRSYAEIVGPKLKDFPQGERGYHTLCEVLQGTPPSQAALAARLGIDRTMMTYLIDDLVSAGLVERQPNPADRRQRQIVATSRGRDAVAALCDQVTEAEQATLGGLDERERVVFRRLLEKAAGVGSMHTAEACAIVNEALEV; this is encoded by the coding sequence GTGAGCAACACGACAGCGGACTTCGGAGCGGCCCTGGGCCTCCTGCTGCGGTCGTACGCGGAGATTGTCGGCCCGAAACTGAAGGACTTCCCGCAGGGCGAGCGGGGCTACCACACGCTCTGTGAAGTGCTGCAGGGCACGCCCCCGAGCCAGGCGGCGCTCGCGGCCCGGCTCGGCATCGACCGGACGATGATGACCTACCTGATCGACGACCTGGTCTCCGCCGGGCTGGTCGAACGGCAGCCCAACCCGGCCGACCGCCGGCAGCGGCAGATCGTCGCCACCTCGCGGGGGCGTGATGCTGTGGCCGCCCTGTGCGACCAGGTCACCGAGGCGGAACAGGCCACCCTCGGCGGCCTCGACGAGCGGGAACGGGTGGTGTTCCGCCGGCTGCTGGAGAAGGCGGCCGGGGTCGGGTCCATGCACACCGCCGAGGCTTGCGCGATCGTCAACGAGGCGCTCGAGGTTTAG
- a CDS encoding metallophosphoesterase family protein: MRLVDTRPERLAAVPYRAAGPGGVPQSLQLGVELLRVDELPAGCDVVLAAGDLQGVAPSPLGGEEQLLGVALADYLAVWAESGLLPPADRIGVLLTGDLYSAPGADRRGASGPVLDVWLAFAAAGCPMVLGVAGNHDEVTAAQVAELGRTGAALLDGDRRSFGGVTVAGISGIVGDPRRGLRRTERDFLALVGMLTTPRPDVLLLHEGPNGDRAGQLGREAVRGALQRRAPALTLCGHVHWTEPVAALGDGHIVNVDARLVVFTT; this comes from the coding sequence ATGCGGCTGGTCGACACCCGGCCGGAGCGGCTGGCGGCGGTGCCGTACCGGGCGGCCGGCCCCGGTGGTGTTCCGCAGAGCCTCCAGCTCGGCGTCGAGCTTCTGCGGGTCGACGAACTCCCGGCCGGCTGCGACGTCGTGCTCGCGGCCGGGGACCTGCAAGGGGTGGCGCCCTCGCCGCTGGGCGGGGAGGAGCAGTTGCTCGGCGTCGCGCTCGCTGACTACCTGGCAGTGTGGGCGGAGAGCGGTCTGCTGCCCCCGGCCGACCGGATCGGTGTTCTGCTCACCGGCGACCTGTACTCGGCGCCCGGCGCTGATCGACGCGGGGCTTCCGGCCCGGTCCTCGACGTGTGGCTCGCCTTCGCCGCCGCGGGATGCCCGATGGTGCTCGGGGTGGCCGGCAACCACGACGAGGTGACCGCCGCGCAGGTCGCCGAGCTGGGCCGGACCGGTGCGGCGCTGCTGGACGGTGACCGCCGCAGCTTCGGGGGCGTCACCGTCGCCGGGATTTCAGGGATCGTCGGCGACCCGCGGCGTGGCCTGCGGCGCACGGAGAGGGATTTTCTCGCGCTCGTCGGGATGCTCACCACGCCGCGCCCGGACGTGTTGCTCCTGCACGAAGGGCCGAACGGGGACAGGGCGGGACAGTTGGGCCGGGAAGCGGTGCGCGGCGCGCTGCAACGGCGAGCGCCGGCGCTGACGCTCTGCGGCCACGTGCACTGGACCGAACCGGTGGCCGCTCTCGGCGACGGACACATCGTCAACGTCGACGCCCGGCTGGTCGTTTTCACGACATAG
- a CDS encoding polysaccharide deacetylase family protein, translating to MRYRALTAALLLAGLTACGDQAAPTPVTSSAPVRSAAPTVESAPATADPRAALPPALQARMPRFAPPPAATKVTLPGNGTAGWFSRIPTDQKVAFITIDDGWEKNPLAAQLFRAADVPITLFLEVNAIADNPGYFRTLQQTGATIQNHTISHPVLKGRSYAFQKHEICGGADKLGQLYGTRPTLFRPPGGAHDATTLRAAHDCGMKAAFFWKEATNKGKVFYQGKKVVQPGDIILMHFRPRFVDDFLAVLNAIHKAGLTPARLEDYIP from the coding sequence ATGCGATATCGCGCGTTGACGGCGGCGCTGCTGCTGGCCGGGTTGACCGCCTGCGGTGATCAGGCCGCTCCGACGCCGGTCACCTCATCAGCCCCGGTCCGTTCGGCGGCGCCGACCGTGGAGTCCGCGCCGGCGACCGCTGATCCACGCGCCGCCCTGCCGCCCGCCCTGCAGGCCCGCATGCCCCGGTTCGCGCCGCCGCCCGCCGCCACCAAGGTCACGTTGCCCGGCAACGGCACGGCCGGATGGTTCAGCCGCATCCCGACCGACCAGAAGGTCGCCTTCATCACCATCGACGACGGCTGGGAGAAGAACCCGCTCGCGGCCCAGCTGTTCCGGGCCGCCGACGTGCCGATCACCCTGTTCCTCGAAGTCAACGCCATCGCGGACAACCCGGGCTACTTCCGGACGCTGCAACAGACCGGCGCGACGATCCAGAACCACACGATCAGCCACCCGGTCCTCAAAGGCCGCTCCTACGCCTTCCAGAAACACGAAATCTGCGGCGGCGCGGACAAACTCGGCCAGCTCTACGGCACCCGCCCGACCCTGTTCCGCCCACCCGGCGGCGCGCACGACGCCACCACCTTGCGGGCGGCCCACGACTGCGGGATGAAGGCGGCGTTCTTCTGGAAGGAGGCCACCAACAAGGGCAAGGTCTTCTACCAGGGAAAGAAGGTCGTCCAGCCCGGCGACATCATCCTGATGCACTTCCGGCCCCGCTTCGTCGACGACTTCCTGGCGGTGCTCAACGCCATCCATAAGGCAGGCCTGACCCCCGCCCGCCTCGAGGACTACATCCCCTGA
- a CDS encoding FAD-binding oxidoreductase: MDQRIALDPATFAAATTHLDGPAVLEDHEGGLDPWTAAVWLAARDDNARITLPAAPAAVSPEMADKALDTLTALAGTRVRVPGAPSRFDDLPDGVLKLEPGDPGYRGRSSTYMRGGRPALILRPRTPGEVADALAFARRHPELALGLRSGGHGISGRSTNTGGLIIDVGGLNSIEVLANGHVRVGPGATWKQVAAALDKYDLALGSGDYGGVGVGGLATAGGIGFLSREQGLTIDRLRAVELVLADGTPVRASDDENQELFWAVRGAGANFGVATAFEFEAEAVTEVGWAQLALVTQDLEESMRQFGEVARDAPRDTTVFWLTGQPRQGQSVIQMYGMVDSGDPDTIVERLTPFATTGLLAQQQVVVARYADVMAQAADVGAEGHHGRGEPISRSGFLPRLTDEFARDAAELLRSGTTFFFQLRHMGGAIADTPSDATAFAHRTPEFSVAAIGMDRQALDEAWDRLMVRHFDGLYLSFETDRRPERLHDAFPPATLERLRELKRRYDPGRLFRDNFPIDPQGEDR; encoded by the coding sequence ATGGACCAGAGGATCGCGCTGGACCCCGCGACGTTCGCGGCGGCCACGACCCACCTCGACGGCCCCGCTGTCCTGGAGGATCACGAGGGCGGCCTCGACCCGTGGACGGCGGCCGTCTGGCTCGCCGCCCGCGACGACAACGCGCGGATCACCCTGCCGGCGGCCCCGGCGGCGGTGTCGCCCGAGATGGCGGACAAGGCCCTCGACACCCTGACCGCGCTGGCCGGCACCCGCGTACGGGTCCCGGGCGCTCCGAGCCGCTTCGACGACCTGCCCGACGGGGTCCTCAAGCTCGAACCGGGCGACCCCGGCTACCGCGGCCGCAGCTCCACCTACATGCGCGGCGGCCGGCCGGCCCTGATCCTGCGTCCCCGCACCCCGGGCGAGGTCGCCGACGCCCTCGCCTTCGCCCGCCGGCACCCCGAGCTGGCCCTGGGTCTGCGCAGCGGCGGCCACGGCATCAGCGGCCGTTCCACCAACACCGGCGGCCTGATCATCGACGTCGGCGGCCTGAACAGCATCGAGGTGCTCGCCAACGGGCACGTACGGGTCGGCCCCGGCGCCACGTGGAAGCAGGTCGCCGCCGCGCTCGACAAGTACGACCTGGCGCTCGGATCCGGCGACTACGGCGGGGTCGGGGTGGGCGGGCTGGCCACCGCGGGCGGCATCGGCTTCCTCTCACGCGAGCAGGGCCTCACCATCGACAGGCTGCGAGCGGTCGAGCTTGTGCTTGCCGACGGCACCCCCGTACGGGCGAGCGACGACGAGAATCAAGAGCTCTTCTGGGCCGTACGGGGCGCCGGGGCGAACTTCGGGGTGGCGACCGCCTTCGAGTTCGAGGCCGAGGCGGTCACCGAGGTCGGCTGGGCCCAGCTCGCCCTGGTCACCCAGGACCTCGAGGAGTCGATGAGGCAGTTCGGCGAGGTGGCCCGGGACGCACCCCGCGACACCACGGTCTTCTGGCTGACCGGTCAGCCCCGCCAGGGCCAGTCCGTGATCCAGATGTACGGGATGGTCGACTCGGGCGACCCGGACACGATCGTCGAGCGGCTCACCCCGTTCGCGACGACCGGGCTGCTCGCCCAGCAGCAGGTGGTGGTGGCCCGGTACGCCGACGTGATGGCCCAGGCGGCCGACGTGGGCGCCGAGGGGCACCACGGCCGGGGCGAGCCGATCTCCCGGTCCGGTTTCCTGCCCCGACTCACCGACGAGTTCGCCCGCGACGCCGCCGAGCTGCTGCGTTCGGGCACCACCTTCTTCTTCCAGCTGCGGCACATGGGCGGGGCGATCGCCGACACCCCGTCCGACGCGACCGCGTTCGCGCATCGCACCCCCGAGTTCTCGGTGGCCGCCATCGGCATGGACAGGCAGGCGCTCGACGAGGCGTGGGACAGGCTGATGGTCAGGCACTTCGACGGGCTCTACCTCAGCTTCGAGACCGACCGGCGGCCCGAACGCCTGCACGACGCCTTCCCGCCCGCCACCCTGGAACGGTTGCGTGAGCTCAAGCGCCGCTACGACCCCGGGCGCCTGTTCCGCGACAATTTCCCGATCGACCCGCAAGGAGAAGACCGATGA
- a CDS encoding helix-turn-helix transcriptional regulator: protein MTWQRPRTTRPSHPSSARALLGREAECEALDQVLSAVRGGQGRSLVIHGEPGVGKSILLDYLIARASDCRVVSAAGIPSEAELAYAALHHVCAPLLGRLGELPEPQRDAVGTAFGLRGGPPPDRFLVGLGVLGLFALVAESQPLLCVIDDLQWLDEASAAALAFLARRLGAEPVACVFAVRDADDSSKRGSRSIDDAGLPRLWVRGLSDGDARTLLGTAVLGPIDDQVRDRIIAEARGNPLALIELPHGLTNVELAGGYGFPAAQALTGFPAAQALTLRIEQSFLRRLGQMPPDARRLLLVAAAELYGDPIVVWRAAARLSIDASAAAAAAASGLVQFGTRIQFRHPLVRSAVYRSASARTRMSVHAALAESLDRDAHPERRAWHRAHATTAPDEALAEDLEQSAARAQARGGLAAAAAFLHRAVMFTPDPEDRARRALDAARAHHDAGAAGPAQELLETARRGTRDAGVIARISLLHAEIAFTTDHGVQAPPLLLDAARQLAAFDITLARQTYLQAVSAAMFTGRLAAGDGVTQIARAARAAPPSPALPAATDLLLDGFTLLLTENANVATPSIRTALHRFREGMVSPEEQLRWSWLAFILAMACWDDDALRAVAELHVNLARRTGALAVLPLALSSRILLHFFEGDLDEAAALVDEVTTITTATGMRITNYGALALAAWQGREEEAEQIGAAAIIEATARGEGVGLTNVQWTRAVLYNGLGRYTDARDAAVAASSDSPVPGAAAQWAPVELVEAAVRCGDITLATRALEQLLQSTHASRSAWARGIEARSRALLASREQADHLYREAIERLNGTRLRSEAARAHLLYGEWLRRERRRLEARQHLSRAHDMFDAIGMDAFARRAAAELRATGKNARRRSVETTGDLTPREWQIARLAREGLSNPEIATRLFMSPRTVEYHLHKVFAKRGITSRVELRAALADDIRTPGFSG from the coding sequence GTGACATGGCAACGACCTCGGACGACGCGGCCTTCTCACCCCAGCAGCGCACGTGCGCTGCTGGGGCGGGAAGCGGAGTGCGAGGCACTCGACCAGGTGCTCTCGGCCGTACGCGGCGGACAGGGCCGCTCGCTGGTGATCCACGGTGAGCCCGGGGTGGGCAAATCGATCCTGTTGGACTATCTGATCGCACGGGCAAGCGACTGTCGCGTGGTCTCCGCGGCCGGCATCCCCTCCGAGGCCGAGCTGGCGTACGCGGCATTGCATCACGTGTGTGCGCCGTTGCTGGGCCGGCTCGGCGAGCTACCGGAACCGCAACGCGACGCTGTCGGCACGGCGTTCGGGTTGCGCGGCGGACCGCCGCCCGATCGCTTCCTGGTGGGGCTCGGCGTGCTCGGCCTGTTCGCCCTGGTGGCCGAGAGCCAGCCGCTGCTCTGCGTGATCGACGACCTCCAGTGGCTCGATGAGGCCTCGGCGGCGGCCCTGGCCTTCCTGGCCCGACGGCTCGGCGCGGAGCCAGTGGCCTGCGTGTTCGCGGTCCGCGACGCGGACGACAGCTCCAAACGTGGATCACGTTCCATCGACGACGCGGGCCTGCCGCGGTTGTGGGTGCGCGGTCTGAGCGACGGTGACGCCCGGACACTGTTGGGCACGGCGGTTCTCGGCCCCATCGATGACCAGGTGCGGGATCGCATCATCGCCGAGGCCCGCGGCAATCCCCTGGCCCTGATCGAGCTGCCGCACGGGCTGACGAACGTGGAACTGGCCGGCGGCTACGGCTTTCCGGCCGCTCAGGCGCTCACGGGCTTTCCGGCCGCTCAGGCCCTCACGCTGCGGATCGAGCAGAGCTTTCTCCGGCGCCTCGGCCAGATGCCACCAGACGCGCGGCGGCTGCTGCTGGTGGCGGCAGCCGAGTTGTACGGCGATCCGATCGTCGTCTGGCGTGCGGCCGCCCGGCTGAGTATCGATGCGAGCGCCGCAGCCGCCGCGGCCGCCTCCGGGCTGGTCCAGTTCGGCACCCGCATCCAGTTCCGTCATCCCCTCGTGCGCTCGGCCGTGTACCGCTCGGCCTCGGCACGGACTCGCATGAGCGTGCACGCGGCGCTGGCCGAGTCGCTCGACCGGGACGCTCACCCCGAGCGGCGCGCATGGCATCGCGCTCACGCGACGACGGCCCCCGACGAAGCGCTGGCCGAGGATCTCGAGCAATCGGCGGCACGAGCCCAGGCGCGGGGCGGCCTTGCCGCAGCGGCGGCCTTCCTGCACCGCGCCGTCATGTTCACCCCTGATCCTGAAGACCGCGCGCGACGCGCGCTGGACGCCGCCCGCGCGCATCACGACGCCGGCGCGGCCGGCCCCGCTCAAGAACTGCTGGAAACAGCTCGGCGCGGGACACGAGACGCGGGCGTCATCGCCCGGATCAGCCTGCTCCACGCCGAGATCGCCTTTACCACGGACCATGGCGTCCAAGCCCCTCCGCTGTTGCTCGACGCCGCCCGGCAACTGGCCGCATTCGACATCACTCTCGCCCGGCAGACCTACCTTCAGGCGGTGTCCGCCGCCATGTTCACCGGCCGGCTTGCCGCCGGCGACGGCGTCACGCAGATCGCCCGAGCGGCGCGCGCCGCCCCACCCTCGCCGGCCCTCCCCGCCGCCACTGACCTGCTGCTGGACGGGTTCACGCTGCTTCTGACCGAGAACGCGAACGTGGCGACGCCGTCAATCAGAACAGCGCTGCACCGGTTCCGGGAGGGCATGGTCTCCCCGGAGGAACAGCTACGGTGGTCGTGGCTCGCGTTCATCCTCGCCATGGCCTGCTGGGACGACGACGCTTTGCGCGCGGTGGCCGAACTGCACGTGAACCTCGCTCGCCGAACCGGCGCGCTTGCCGTGCTGCCGCTGGCTCTCAGCTCCCGCATCCTTCTGCACTTCTTCGAAGGCGATCTCGACGAGGCCGCCGCCCTTGTCGACGAGGTCACCACCATCACCACGGCGACCGGGATGCGAATCACCAACTACGGCGCCCTCGCTCTCGCCGCGTGGCAGGGCCGCGAGGAAGAGGCGGAGCAGATCGGCGCGGCCGCGATCATCGAGGCGACAGCACGCGGCGAAGGAGTCGGTCTGACCAACGTCCAGTGGACCCGGGCCGTGCTCTACAACGGCCTCGGCCGGTACACGGACGCCCGGGATGCGGCCGTTGCGGCGAGCTCCGACAGTCCGGTCCCGGGCGCGGCCGCCCAGTGGGCTCCGGTCGAGCTCGTCGAGGCGGCCGTGCGCTGCGGAGACATCACTCTGGCCACACGCGCCCTGGAACAACTCTTGCAGAGCACGCACGCGAGCCGGAGCGCCTGGGCACGGGGAATCGAAGCCCGCTCACGTGCGTTGCTGGCGTCGCGCGAACAGGCCGATCATCTGTATCGGGAGGCAATCGAGCGGCTCAACGGCACGCGCCTCCGGTCAGAAGCCGCCCGCGCCCACCTCCTGTACGGCGAATGGCTACGTCGTGAGCGGCGTCGGCTGGAAGCGCGCCAGCACCTGAGTCGCGCTCACGACATGTTCGACGCGATCGGCATGGACGCGTTCGCCCGCCGCGCGGCCGCCGAGTTGCGGGCAACGGGAAAGAACGCGCGGCGGCGAAGCGTCGAGACCACCGGCGACCTGACCCCACGCGAGTGGCAGATCGCCCGGCTCGCCCGGGAGGGCCTGAGCAACCCAGAAATCGCAACCAGGCTGTTCATGAGCCCGCGAACCGTCGAATACCATCTCCACAAGGTCTTCGCCAAGCGCGGCATCACATCACGCGTCGAACTCCGAGCCGCCCTGGCCGACGACATTCGAACGCCCGGCTTCAGCGGATGA